Proteins encoded by one window of Channa argus isolate prfri chromosome 1, Channa argus male v1.0, whole genome shotgun sequence:
- the LOC137099510 gene encoding C-type lectin domain family 6 member A-like isoform X1, which yields MSSAIYANPDFSKKVRYNSKVEEGGTAWVENEVDIYDNPDSIEEEQTDFQPQEGGPHSLNRPPVQNKSFRSAALCLAVLCLLLMVGIITLSTRYIFDTSEKYNLQNRVNNLSIINNQSKNLIQQLQDQIAGKLCPEEWMRFGCSCYFMSTEKKSWSESRTDCVNRGSDLVIINSKEEQKMVSELTKNGASWIFLRTEQQHSGGTYQGKWVDGSTLTQEFWATGEPQYTWSSYAAYCDQQGRWRSEQYYDYHSKNWICEK from the exons ATGTCGTCAGCTATTTACGCCAATCCAGATTTTTCCAAGAAGGTGAGATACAACAGTAAGGTGGAGGAAGGTGGAACAGCTTGGGTGGAAAATGAGGTGGATATTTATGATAATCCAGACAGTATTGAAGAGGAGCAGACTGATTTTCAGCCACAGGAAGGAG GACCACACAGTCTGAATCGTCCTCCAGTCCAAAACAAGTCTTTCAgatctgctgctctgtgtctggCAGTGCTGTGTCTTCTGCTGATGGTCGGGATCATCACTCTGTCCACACGAT ATATTTTTGACACTTCTGAAAAATACAACCTGCAGAACAGAGTCAACAACCTCAGCATCATCAACAATCAGTCAAAGAATTTAATCCAGCAGCTCCAGGATCAGATTGCAG GGAAGTTGTGTCCTGAAGAATGGATGAGGTTTGGATGCAGCTGTTACTTTATGtccactgagaagaaaagttggTCTGAGAGCAGAACAGACTGTGTGAACAGAGGATCAGATCTGGTGAttatcaacagcaaagaggaacag aaaatggtcagtgAGCTCACTAAGAATGGAGCATCCTGGATTTTTCTGCGGACAGAACAGCAACACTCAGGGGGAACATATCAAGGGAAATGGGTGGACGGATCAACACTGACACAAGA gTTCTGGGCGACAGGAGAACCACAATACACTTGGTCTTCATATGCAGCATACTGTGATCAACAAGGAAGATGGAGAAGTGAACAATATTATGATTATCATTCTaaaaactggatctgtgagaagtag
- the LOC137099510 gene encoding CD209 antigen-like protein A isoform X2, with amino-acid sequence MSSAIYANPDFSKKVRYNSKVEEGGTAWVENEVDIYDNPDSIEEEQTDFQPQEGGPHSLNRPPVQNKSFRSAALCLAVLCLLLMVGIITLSTRYIFDTSEKYNLQNRVNNLSIINNQSKNLIQQLQDQIAEWMRFGCSCYFMSTEKKSWSESRTDCVNRGSDLVIINSKEEQKMVSELTKNGASWIFLRTEQQHSGGTYQGKWVDGSTLTQEFWATGEPQYTWSSYAAYCDQQGRWRSEQYYDYHSKNWICEK; translated from the exons ATGTCGTCAGCTATTTACGCCAATCCAGATTTTTCCAAGAAGGTGAGATACAACAGTAAGGTGGAGGAAGGTGGAACAGCTTGGGTGGAAAATGAGGTGGATATTTATGATAATCCAGACAGTATTGAAGAGGAGCAGACTGATTTTCAGCCACAGGAAGGAG GACCACACAGTCTGAATCGTCCTCCAGTCCAAAACAAGTCTTTCAgatctgctgctctgtgtctggCAGTGCTGTGTCTTCTGCTGATGGTCGGGATCATCACTCTGTCCACACGAT ATATTTTTGACACTTCTGAAAAATACAACCTGCAGAACAGAGTCAACAACCTCAGCATCATCAACAATCAGTCAAAGAATTTAATCCAGCAGCTCCAGGATCAGATTGCAG AATGGATGAGGTTTGGATGCAGCTGTTACTTTATGtccactgagaagaaaagttggTCTGAGAGCAGAACAGACTGTGTGAACAGAGGATCAGATCTGGTGAttatcaacagcaaagaggaacag aaaatggtcagtgAGCTCACTAAGAATGGAGCATCCTGGATTTTTCTGCGGACAGAACAGCAACACTCAGGGGGAACATATCAAGGGAAATGGGTGGACGGATCAACACTGACACAAGA gTTCTGGGCGACAGGAGAACCACAATACACTTGGTCTTCATATGCAGCATACTGTGATCAACAAGGAAGATGGAGAAGTGAACAATATTATGATTATCATTCTaaaaactggatctgtgagaagtag
- the LOC137099510 gene encoding CD209 antigen-like protein A isoform X3 yields MTDNHAFNSMRTLEHCCQERANNSEINVSVDFVSVEPQSEKKLPAGRNSGFRVFTVSLGVLYLLILAGIITRYIFDTSEKYNLQNRVNNLSIINNQSKNLIQQLQDQIAGKLCPEEWMRFGCSCYFMSTEKKSWSESRTDCVNRGSDLVIINSKEEQKMVSELTKNGASWIFLRTEQQHSGGTYQGKWVDGSTLTQEFWATGEPQYTWSSYAAYCDQQGRWRSEQYYDYHSKNWICEK; encoded by the exons ATGACTGATAACCATGCATTCAATAGCATGAGAACACTGGAACACTGCTGTCAAGAAAGGGCCAacaattctgaaataaatgtgtctgtggattttgtctctgtagaaCCACAAAGTGAGAAGAAGCTTCCAGCTGGGAGAAACAGCggtttcagagtttttacagtgtctctggGAGTTCTGTATCTTCTGATTCTGGCTGGGATCATCACACGCT ATATTTTTGACACTTCTGAAAAATACAACCTGCAGAACAGAGTCAACAACCTCAGCATCATCAACAATCAGTCAAAGAATTTAATCCAGCAGCTCCAGGATCAGATTGCAG GGAAGTTGTGTCCTGAAGAATGGATGAGGTTTGGATGCAGCTGTTACTTTATGtccactgagaagaaaagttggTCTGAGAGCAGAACAGACTGTGTGAACAGAGGATCAGATCTGGTGAttatcaacagcaaagaggaacag aaaatggtcagtgAGCTCACTAAGAATGGAGCATCCTGGATTTTTCTGCGGACAGAACAGCAACACTCAGGGGGAACATATCAAGGGAAATGGGTGGACGGATCAACACTGACACAAGA gTTCTGGGCGACAGGAGAACCACAATACACTTGGTCTTCATATGCAGCATACTGTGATCAACAAGGAAGATGGAGAAGTGAACAATATTATGATTATCATTCTaaaaactggatctgtgagaagtag